The following proteins come from a genomic window of Athalia rosae chromosome 1, iyAthRosa1.1, whole genome shotgun sequence:
- the LOC105691549 gene encoding cilia- and flagella-associated protein 69-like: MKTKYHGNPRSIYTCVAPKFCTCPDLGSNKLKPSKTGHTNCLKTKSLSCTIKKLTKLVAYPVSNTDTVPRICSYLEDFINLADRDGFVSLTLCALIQVLYLTENYLFACTTSLYTLRATQYVKDLNGVMKILEFLALRAPDIPDYQKYLHQTLLFCRTPPLLTKTSEALFCGKIIEDYFTLLSYLLLIFPTFREVLIVHETIHRLLDKSKPRHIAAVKLETCRNAVEASILPVVLTEILEIATNEIFPRVLETTLLLASVSKKCCYRMMEAGVFEYIMIRLDPNYEIRLPLVPPPKIQDEELQMGRNQVEILVSVSNLMWTILNTMMNATNMPADLSGINPPSQSAMWSLRYAFKKEVLCSKQNQSSLTMRNDLASMILAVLGTFPGWKFIESGLVDDLVILSVATELGIDNTWAGSVKFGNSDKDIQFKKILILVVCYLDKIMASVEIMKQRKLMAGLLTIVNPDTNNENVTKNEVQFWELNQYAFHAVCVLLPKMPGEFIEAKGTNRLLMILEWSVLREFDSRLILNCIKAVSSIVMNGTEIIRNDFRHHGAVGTVIKLVHFILSKNIIGSQHQRILTHAILIMEVLIRRDRHYQILYGEQSVKMVLRLLYKCMYDEARSCQLDNRLVIALGAFIWGCIVWYPSTLKAFVERGGIFVMLDIIDATIFPVRIIYLGALCDICEEESCEAQISTWRGANKELGLMSLLARIWREEEIRIKAKRTSDGCIEDMELPLMGVQQWITTYFFNRDHRTSPALAEMLGSCRPKIHAIRKIIERNLAVYEVRNNHYKILLREMPTEDHITMLIVDHYFRLKQGEVWTELQQDMLHIGIIPLRLDGEMIFLMLQSHRRRSLFIKSSQEAILKAIKDDHVHEEKTTYREIIDSKLAPTLDALHEIEYIARTTDSEFMHKRKDRQRSEVGRALNFPKNVDLQFYHRTFCNETNVTAIMNLQHITKNEARTAEDSEKYKLSISNVTTRTSRMTIPNLQLHHAGRV; this comes from the exons atgaaaacaaagtATCACGGAAATCCACGTAGCATTTATACCTGTGTTGCGCCAAAATTCTGCACATGTCCAGACTTGGGGAGCAACAAATTGAAGCCTTCGAAAACTGGACACACAAACTGTCTCAAAACCAAGTCCTTGAGTTGTACGATAAAAAAGCTCACCAAGCTCGTCGCCTACCCGGTATCGAACACGGATACTGTACCTAGAATCTGCAGTTATTTAGAAGATTTCATAAATCTCGCCGACCGCGATGGTTTCGTATCCTTGACACTGTGTGCACTGATTCAAGTTCTTTACTTGACCGAAAATTACCTCTTTGCATGTACAACTTCCTTATATACCCTACGCGCAACTCAGTACGTTAAAGATCTGAACGGTGTGATGAAAATCCTTGAGTTCCTTGCTTTGCGAGCACCTGATATTCCGGACTACCAGAAATACCTACATCAAACTTTACTCTTTTGCCGCACGCCCCCTCTTCTGACGAAGACTTCGGAAGCTCTGTTTTGCgggaaaataatcgaagatTATTTTACGCTGCTTTCGTACCTTCTACTAATTTTTCCTACGTTCCGCGAAGTACTTATTGTTCACGAAACGATTCACAGACTCCTAGACAAGTCGAAACCTAGGCACATAGCAGCAGTGAAATTGGAAACTTGTCGTAATGCTGTAGAAGCCTCCATCCTCCCCGTTGTTCTCACGGAAATCCTGGAAATTGCGACGAACGAGATATTTCCCAGAGTGCTTGAAACCACGTTGCTGCTTGCGTCCGTTTCTAAAAAGTGTT GTTACAGAATGATGGAGGCTGGAgtttttgaatatattatgATTCGTTTGGATCCGAACTATGAGATCAGACTACCGCTCGTGCCGCCCCCAAAAATCCAGGACGAGGAATTGCAGATGGGTCGAAATCAAGTGGAGATTTTGGTGTCCGTTTCGAACCTCATGTGGACAATCCTCAACACGATGATGAATGCAACAAATATGCCCGCAGATTTAAGCGGTATTAATCCCCCTTCTCAATCAGCCATGTG GAGCCTTCGATACGCGTTTAAGAAGGAAGTACTATGCAGTAAACAGAACCAGAGCAGTTTAACAATGAGAAATGACTTGGCTAGCATGATACTGGCAGTCCTTGGAACATTTCCAGGTTGGAAATTCATTGAGTCGGGATTAGTGGATGACCTCGTTATTCTGTCTGTTGCGACGGAACTTGGTATCGATAATACCTgggcaggtagcgtgaaatttggaaattcagaCAAAGATATACAGTTCAAAAAAATCCTCATTCTGGTGGTCTGCTACCTGGATAAAATTATGGCCAGTGTCGAG AtaatgaaacaaagaaaactaATGGCTGGACTCCTAACTATTGTAAATCCGGATACTAACAATGAAAATGttacaaaaaatgaagtacaGTTTTGGGAATTGAATCAATATGCATTTCACGCTGTTTGCGTTCTACTACCAAAGATGCCTGGAGAATTTATAGAGGCTAAAGGAACAAATAG ATTATTAATGATCCTTGAATGGAGCGTGTTGAGAGAATTCGACTCTCGATTGATTCTAAACTGTATTAAAGCGGTCAGCTCAATTGTCATGAATGGCACAGAAATCATACGCAATGATTTTCGCCACCATGGAGCGGTTGGGACGGTAATTA AACTCGTTCACTTCATTTTATCCAAAAATATCATTGGCTCGCAACATCAGCGTATATTAACTCATGCCATATTGATCATGGAGGTTTTAATCAGACGAGACAGACATTATCAAATTTTGTATGGAGAACAAAGTGTTAAAATGGTACTCAGACTACTGTATAAGTGTATGTACGATGAGGCAAGGTCTTGTCAGCTAGATAACAG ACTTGTAATCGCGTTAGGTGCCTTCATCTGGGGATGCATAGTGTGGTATCCGTCGACCCTTAAGGCTTTCGTGGAACGAGGGGGTATTTTCGTAATGCTTGATATTATCGATGCTACGATTTTCCCTGTTCGCATAATTTATTTGGGCGCACTTTGCGATATATGCGAAGAGGAATCTTGTGAGGCGCAGATTTCCACTTGGAGAGGTGCAAACAAAGAACTGGGACTCATGTCTTTACTCGCGAGGATTTGGAGGGAGGAGGAAATCAGAATCAAGGCAAAAAGAACCAGTGATGGTTGCATAGAGG ATATGGAGTTACCATTAATGGGTGTTCAACAGTGGATCACGACGTATTTTTTTAACCGTGATCACAGAACAAGTCCAGCGTTAGCGGAAATGCTCGGTTCTTGTAGACCAAAGATACACGCAATACGTAAGATTATCGAAAGAAATTTGGCAGTCTACGAAGTGAGAAATAATCACTACAAAATACTGTTGCGAGAAATGCCTACGGAGGATCAT ATCACGATGCTGATAGTGGATCATTATTTTCGATTGAAGCAGGGCGAGGTCTGGACGGAACTTCAGCAAGATATGCTTCATATCGGAATAATACCGTTACGTTTAGACGGGGAAATGATCTTTCTCATGCTTCAGAGTCACCGCAGGCGATCTCTGTTTATAAAATCTAGTCAGGAGGCTATTCTGAAGGCTATTAAGGATGATCATGTTCATGAAGAAAAGACAACGTACAGAGAAATTATAGACTCAAAGCTAGCGCCAACTTTGGATGCGCTGCACGAAATCGAATACATCGCCAGAACCACCGATTCAGAATTCATGCATAAACGAAAGGACAGACAAAGATCAGAAGTTGGAAGGGCTCTAAATTTCCCAAAGAATGTCGACCTTCAGTTCTACCATCGAACGTTTTGTAACGAAACGAATGTCACG GCAATTATGAACCTGCAGCATATCACAAAGAACGAAGCCCGCACAGCGGAAGATTCCGAAAAGTATAAACTTTCCATTTCAAATGTTACGACGAGAACTTCTCGGATGACTATACCAAACCTGCAGCTTCACCATGCTGGGCGAGTTTAG
- the LOC105691572 gene encoding prostaglandin reductase 1-like isoform X2, with protein sequence MSLVPCCLRSVILANSYSCTSVINSVRTIINARKYIVSEYFQGEPKRSDLTYVEEQLPALKNGEYLVQAEYLSVDPYMRPYVYRFPLGTTMIGSQVARIVESKNDKFPVGKLIVGNLGWRSHTIVGEKSNSGSNDVPYIIPNFGSLPPSLALGMLGMPGNTAYFGFIEICQPKAGETLVVSGAAGAVGSHVGQIGKILGLNVIGIAGTDAKCKWLKEELGFDHAINYKIQDIASALKEAAPNKVNCYFDNVGGDISSIVLNQMNNYGRISVCGSISVYNENLKALPKSPVIQPALVFAELKMEGFIVHRWMNRWFEGMLQGKNTGKAIIKV encoded by the exons ATGAGTTTAGTTCCATGCTGTCTAAGATCAGTGATCCTGGCAAATAGTTATTCATGCACATCAGTGATTAATTCGGTTCGCACAATCATCAATGCCAGAAAGTACATCGTTTCTGAATACTTCCAAGGAGAACCAAAGCGCTCAGATTTGACATATGTTGAGGAACAATTACCTGCTCTGAAAAATGGAG aaTATCTTGTACAGGCAGAGTACTTATCTGTTGACCCCTACATGAGGCCATATGTTTATCGCTTCCCGTTAGGAACTACAATGATCGGATCTCAAGTTGCTAGAATAgtggaatcgaaaaatgataaattccCAGTCGGCAAACTTATCGTTGGTAATCTTGGCTGGCGATCACACACAATTgtgggtgaaaaatcaaatagcgGTTCAAATGACGTTCCATACATTATACCCAATTTTGGCAGTCTACCTCCTTCACTTGCCCTAGGAATGTTGGGCATGCCAGG GAACACTGCATATTTCGGGTTTATCGAGATCTGTCAACCTAAGGCTGGGGAAACATTGGTGGTAAGTGGCGCAGCTGGGGCAGTTGGCTCACATGTCGGGcagattggaaaaattcttggTTTGAACGTCATTGGAATTGCTGGGACCGATGCGAAGTGCAAGTGGCTCAAGGAAGAGTTAGGATTTGATCATGCCATTAATTACAAAATTCAGGATATAGCTAGCGCTTTGAAAGAAGCAGCCCCAAACAAAGTGAACTGTTATTTTGATAAC GTTGGAGGTGACATCTCTAGCATTGTCCTGAATCAGATGAACAATTATGGTCGAATCTCCGTGTGTGGATCTATTTCTGTGTACAATGAAAACTTAAAAGCTTTGCCAAAAAGCCCGGTTATTCAACCAGCGTTAGTCTTTGCCGAATTAAAAATGGAAGGGTTTATAGTGCACCGTTGGATGAACCGTTGGTTTGAAG GAATGTTGCAGGGAAAGAATACCGGAAAAGCTATCATCAAAGTCTga
- the LOC105691572 gene encoding prostaglandin reductase 1-like isoform X1 gives MSLVPCCLRSVILANSYSCTSVINSVRTIINARKYIVSEYFQGEPKRSDLTYVEEQLPALKNGEYLVQAEYLSVDPYMRPYVYRFPLGTTMIGSQVARIVESKNDKFPVGKLIVGNLGWRSHTIVGEKSNSGSNDVPYIIPNFGSLPPSLALGMLGMPGNTAYFGFIEICQPKAGETLVVSGAAGAVGSHVGQIGKILGLNVIGIAGTDAKCKWLKEELGFDHAINYKIQDIASALKEAAPNKVNCYFDNVGGDISSIVLNQMNNYGRISVCGSISVYNENLKALPKSPVIQPALVFAELKMEGFIVHRWMNRWFEGIEQNLNWIQDGKLKWYETTTDGFENMFDAFVGMLQGKNTGKAIIKV, from the exons ATGAGTTTAGTTCCATGCTGTCTAAGATCAGTGATCCTGGCAAATAGTTATTCATGCACATCAGTGATTAATTCGGTTCGCACAATCATCAATGCCAGAAAGTACATCGTTTCTGAATACTTCCAAGGAGAACCAAAGCGCTCAGATTTGACATATGTTGAGGAACAATTACCTGCTCTGAAAAATGGAG aaTATCTTGTACAGGCAGAGTACTTATCTGTTGACCCCTACATGAGGCCATATGTTTATCGCTTCCCGTTAGGAACTACAATGATCGGATCTCAAGTTGCTAGAATAgtggaatcgaaaaatgataaattccCAGTCGGCAAACTTATCGTTGGTAATCTTGGCTGGCGATCACACACAATTgtgggtgaaaaatcaaatagcgGTTCAAATGACGTTCCATACATTATACCCAATTTTGGCAGTCTACCTCCTTCACTTGCCCTAGGAATGTTGGGCATGCCAGG GAACACTGCATATTTCGGGTTTATCGAGATCTGTCAACCTAAGGCTGGGGAAACATTGGTGGTAAGTGGCGCAGCTGGGGCAGTTGGCTCACATGTCGGGcagattggaaaaattcttggTTTGAACGTCATTGGAATTGCTGGGACCGATGCGAAGTGCAAGTGGCTCAAGGAAGAGTTAGGATTTGATCATGCCATTAATTACAAAATTCAGGATATAGCTAGCGCTTTGAAAGAAGCAGCCCCAAACAAAGTGAACTGTTATTTTGATAAC GTTGGAGGTGACATCTCTAGCATTGTCCTGAATCAGATGAACAATTATGGTCGAATCTCCGTGTGTGGATCTATTTCTGTGTACAATGAAAACTTAAAAGCTTTGCCAAAAAGCCCGGTTATTCAACCAGCGTTAGTCTTTGCCGAATTAAAAATGGAAGGGTTTATAGTGCACCGTTGGATGAACCGTTGGTTTGAAGGTATTGAACAGAATCTGAACTGGATACAAGATGGCAAGTTAAAATGGTATGAAACAACCACCGATGGATTTGAAAACATGTTTGATGCCTTTGTAGGAATGTTGCAGGGAAAGAATACCGGAAAAGCTATCATCAAAGTCTga